The Bacteroidota bacterium region AATTTCTGTACAATATGACGAGCATCATACTTTCTTTATGAGCAGCATCATTTTACTGAGCTATGTAATAGTTGTTACTTTGCATCATAATAAAAGAGAGAGATTTATTATAATATAATTATTAAGGAGTAGTGAACTTAAAAATTTTCATGGTTAGCAGAAAGACCACCTCGTTGTAGGTGGTCTTTTCTGTTATATGGAAACTCAATATATAATAGTCCAAAAGAAAGGGACTAATCCCGAATGCTTTCGGGATGTAGTTCGGCATTACCATTCTACAAACTAATCCGCCACAGGCGGAGAACTATTATAGTTTAAGAATTGGTATTATATATAATTCGCGGGTTGCACGATTTGACAACTGTGTCCATGCTTGTGTATTGGCTGAGTTGTTAGACCTATGCGTGTGTGATAAATATTAAAACAACCGTTGCACTTTTCCTTTTAAATCGGCTTTTAGTTTTGTGCAAACTACAGAAAGTGTAATTGGATATTTGTTTTCCTGTTTGCGTTTCCTTAACTGTGTTGTCATATTATTAAACCCTGCAAACGATTTATAAAACCAAATTTTTCCTGCCCAGCAAACGAGCAATTTTAAATATATCATTATATAAAATGTATTGCGGTGCATTCCATCGTAATGTAGGTAACCCAAAATAAGTTTGTTACGGTTGGCTATAACTTTTACATACTCTTCGGGATGGTGTTTTTGTATGGTAGCAGAATTAGGATGGTAACATACAGCACCTGGTATATATAAACATTCCCAGCCCATGCGCAAAGCCCGTAAACATATTTCAGCATCCTCATAATAGAAAGGAGTGAACAGTTCGTCGTAGCCTTTTAACAGCATTAATTTTTTGCGGTTATATAATACACATGCTCCTGAGTTGAATAAAGTAGATACACTTGTTATATAATCTTTTTGTTCAAAATCGACAGTTGTTTTTAAACCTTGCAAACCCCAAGCAGGGAATTTTCCAGCATCTTGCAATTGGTTATCATAACCATAAATTGCACCGCCTACCGAAAATAAATTGTTATTGTTGAGGTATTTTACAAAGGGTTCAAAATAGTTTTCATCCAGTTTCACATCGGTGTTCATGGCCAATATCCAATCGTGTTTAGCTATATTAAAACCTGTATTACAATTAGCCGAGAAACCTAAGGTTGAAGTGTTCTCAATTAAAATAATATCATTATAGTTTTGTTTGATAAAAGCAATTGAATCATCAGTTGATTTGTCGTCGGCTATGATGATTTCAAAAGGAAGGTTTGAAATTTTGAGAGCGTTATATAAATGCGGGAGATTCTCCTTA contains the following coding sequences:
- a CDS encoding glycosyltransferase family 2 protein translates to MKISVVIPNFNGSMLLKENLPHLYNALKISNLPFEIIIADDKSTDDSIAFIKQNYNDIILIENTSTLGFSANCNTGFNIAKHDWILAMNTDVKLDENYFEPFVKYLNNNNLFSVGGAIYGYDNQLQDAGKFPAWGLQGLKTTVDFEQKDYITSVSTLFNSGACVLYNRKKLMLLKGYDELFTPFYYEDAEICLRALRMGWECLYIPGAVCYHPNSATIQKHHPEEYVKVIANRNKLILGYLHYDGMHRNTFYIMIYLKLLVCWAGKIWFYKSFAGFNNMTTQLRKRKQENKYPITLSVVCTKLKADLKGKVQRLF